The Siphonobacter curvatus genome includes a window with the following:
- the fabV gene encoding enoyl-ACP reductase FabV: protein MIIEPKVRGFICLTAHPKGCEQNVVNQIQYIQSKGPIEGPKKVLVIGASTGFGLASRITSAFGSQAATLGVYFEKPPQPGKPASAGWYNTAAFEAQAQEAGLYAKSVNGDAFSNEIKEKVIGLIQADLGQVDLVIYSVASPRRTNPNTGITHNSVLKPIGQSFTNKTVNFHNGVVSEISIEPATEEDIENTVAVMGGEDWKLWIEALKAADVLAPGALTVAYSYIGPALTEPVYRKGTIGRAKDDLEATASSITDTLKDLDGKAYVSVNKALVTQASSAIPVIPLYISLLYKVMKEQGIHEGCIEQMQRLFQQRLYTNGTVPTDEKGRIRIDDWEMREDVQAQVASLWAEATTESLPQLGDLEGYKTDFFNLFGFEVGGVAYETSVDEMVEIPGLA from the coding sequence ATGATTATTGAACCTAAAGTACGTGGATTCATCTGTCTGACGGCCCATCCCAAAGGATGCGAGCAAAACGTTGTGAATCAGATTCAGTATATCCAGTCCAAAGGCCCGATTGAGGGGCCTAAGAAAGTGCTGGTGATCGGAGCTTCGACCGGCTTCGGGCTAGCTTCCCGCATTACCAGTGCCTTTGGCTCGCAGGCCGCAACTCTCGGTGTGTATTTCGAAAAGCCACCCCAGCCGGGCAAACCGGCTTCAGCGGGCTGGTATAATACGGCCGCCTTTGAAGCCCAGGCTCAGGAGGCAGGTCTGTACGCCAAGAGTGTGAACGGCGATGCTTTTTCCAACGAAATCAAAGAGAAAGTGATTGGCCTGATCCAGGCCGATTTAGGTCAGGTGGATCTGGTGATTTACAGCGTGGCCTCTCCCCGGCGGACCAATCCGAATACGGGCATTACGCACAACTCCGTATTGAAACCGATTGGCCAGTCCTTTACCAACAAAACGGTTAACTTCCACAACGGCGTCGTTTCGGAAATCAGCATTGAACCCGCTACGGAAGAAGACATCGAAAATACGGTCGCTGTCATGGGTGGTGAAGACTGGAAACTTTGGATTGAAGCCCTGAAGGCAGCAGACGTACTGGCTCCGGGTGCTTTGACGGTCGCCTATTCTTACATCGGACCAGCCCTTACCGAACCCGTGTACCGCAAGGGTACCATTGGCCGGGCCAAAGATGATTTGGAAGCAACGGCGTCCAGCATCACGGATACGCTGAAAGACCTGGATGGCAAAGCTTATGTTTCGGTTAACAAGGCTCTGGTAACGCAGGCCAGCTCGGCGATCCCCGTTATTCCGCTGTATATTTCACTGTTGTACAAGGTGATGAAAGAGCAGGGCATCCACGAAGGTTGTATCGAACAAATGCAACGCTTGTTCCAACAACGTCTATACACCAATGGAACCGTACCTACGGACGAAAAAGGTCGTATTCGTATTGACGATTGGGAAATGCGGGAGGACGTTCAGGCTCAAGTGGCCAGTTTGTGGGCAGAAGCAACTACTGAAAGCTTACCGCAACTGGGTGACTTGGAAGGATACAAAACCGACTTCTTTAATTTATTCGGTTTTGAAGTAGGCGGCGTTGCCTACGAAACTTCCGTAGACGAAATGGTCGAAATACCCGGTCTGGCTTAA